The nucleotide sequence AAAACGAAACGCGCCACGACTTCACCAACAAAGCGTAGTTCGTCCACAACAACCAACCATCCGAGAATGGAACTCATTCATGGACCAAGCACAACTCAATTGGCTCACCAACTTCATTTGGAACATCGCCGACGATGTTCTGCGCGATGTCTATGTGCGTGGAAAATACCGCGATGTCATCCTACCGATGACCGTTCTTCGGCGTCTCGACGCAGTGCTGGAGCCAACCAAAAAGGCCGTCCTTGAAATGAAGGCCGCGCTCGACAAGGAGCGGATCACCCATCAGGACGACGTCCTCCGCGCCGCCTCTGGTCAGGCTTTCTACAAACCTCACCCTTCCTGCTGCGCGACCTCAAGGCCCGTTCCACTCAACAGAAGCTCAAGGACGACTTCGAGGTTTATCTCGACGGCTTCTCGCCGAACGTGCAGGACATCCTGACTAACTTCGAGTTTCGGGTAGT is from Gammaproteobacteria bacterium and encodes:
- a CDS encoding hypothetical protein (Evidence 5 : Unknown function), with protein sequence MDQAQLNWLTNFIWNIADDVLRDVYVRGKYRDVILPMTVLRRLDAVLEPTKKAVLEMKAALDKERITHQDDVLRAASGQAFYKPHPSCCATSRPVPLNRSSRTTSRFISTASRRTCRTS